Proteins co-encoded in one Bacillus sp. FSL H8-0547 genomic window:
- the flgM gene encoding flagellar biosynthesis anti-sigma factor FlgM translates to MKINHLNSASINPYQRSAEKQQLPQAAQKQDKVEISSKAKELQQQNSIDAARQEKVAALKKQVESGTYQPDPKAVAESLFNHYKK, encoded by the coding sequence ATGAAAATCAATCATCTGAATTCAGCTTCAATCAATCCCTACCAAAGAAGTGCGGAAAAGCAGCAGCTCCCGCAGGCTGCACAGAAACAGGATAAGGTAGAGATCTCATCCAAAGCGAAAGAACTTCAGCAGCAGAACAGCATCGATGCCGCAAGACAGGAAAAAGTGGCAGCTCTGAAAAAGCAGGTTGAAAGCGGCACTTACCAGCCGGACCCGAAAGCTGTTGCCGAAAGCCTTTTTAATCACTATAAGAAATAG
- a CDS encoding TIGR03826 family flagellar region protein, which produces MVELSNCPECYSLFVKTTFKTVCDTCSKEEERQFEAVYGYLKQSKNRSATLVTTAEETEVSEDTILKFIRQGRIQLANFPNLGYPCQKCGTLIRENKLCLTCSKDLKTQLFDLEREEERRQKVTEEKATFYTFQPKN; this is translated from the coding sequence ATTGTGGAACTATCAAATTGTCCGGAATGCTACTCATTATTTGTAAAAACCACGTTTAAAACAGTTTGCGATACATGCAGCAAAGAAGAAGAGCGTCAGTTTGAAGCTGTTTACGGCTATTTAAAGCAAAGCAAAAACCGCAGCGCAACACTGGTGACTACTGCAGAGGAAACAGAAGTCTCTGAAGACACGATTCTGAAATTCATCAGACAGGGAAGAATCCAGCTCGCCAATTTCCCGAATCTTGGCTACCCGTGCCAGAAATGCGGAACGCTGATCAGGGAGAACAAGCTGTGCCTCACATGTTCAAAAGACTTGAAAACTCAGCTGTTCGACTTAGAGCGGGAGGAAGAACGCCGTCAGAAAGTCACAGAAGAGAAAGCGACTTTCTATACCTTTCAGCCCAAAAACTAG
- a CDS encoding DEAD/DEAH box helicase: MGRVSECTPLIKWTGPCRPKSEAAFTGLKWDGRLSNAQQKGSDQMVYAVRNKQDLLLWAVCGAGKTEMLFHGIEAALSENKQVCLAAPRTDVILELTPRLRAAFPEVKIASLFGGSEERFQEADLVIATTHQLMRFTAAFDVLIIDEVDAFPFSADEKLQFAAARARKPESSLIYLTATPSEKLKETISLHVKIPQRYHGHPLPVPSFTWCGHYKRALQKQRLPEPLQQWVTDRLSLNKQAFLFVPSISVLKDAVAILKEQHPAIEGVHAEDPDRKEKVQKFRDGAIPIIVTTTILERGVTIPNSDAAVLGAEAGIFTESALVQIAGRVGRSAAHPDGDVRFFHYGKTEAMIRAKKHIQMMNSQAAKVTF, encoded by the coding sequence ATGGGAAGAGTAAGCGAATGTACGCCTCTCATCAAATGGACAGGCCCGTGCCGGCCGAAGAGCGAGGCAGCATTTACAGGCCTGAAGTGGGATGGAAGGCTTTCAAATGCCCAGCAAAAAGGGTCTGACCAAATGGTTTATGCTGTAAGAAATAAGCAGGATCTGCTGCTCTGGGCCGTATGCGGAGCGGGTAAAACCGAGATGCTGTTTCACGGAATTGAGGCAGCGCTATCAGAAAATAAACAAGTTTGCCTTGCTGCCCCGAGAACGGATGTCATCCTTGAACTGACTCCAAGACTGCGTGCTGCCTTTCCAGAAGTGAAGATCGCCTCCCTATTCGGCGGAAGTGAAGAACGCTTTCAGGAAGCGGATCTCGTCATCGCAACGACCCATCAGCTCATGCGCTTCACCGCTGCATTTGATGTCTTGATCATTGACGAAGTGGATGCCTTTCCATTTTCAGCCGACGAAAAACTCCAGTTTGCTGCAGCCAGAGCGCGAAAACCGGAAAGTTCCCTGATTTACTTAACCGCCACCCCTTCTGAAAAACTAAAAGAAACCATCAGTCTTCATGTGAAAATTCCGCAAAGATACCACGGCCATCCACTCCCTGTTCCATCCTTCACCTGGTGCGGGCATTACAAACGGGCGCTTCAGAAACAGAGACTCCCTGAACCGCTTCAGCAATGGGTCACTGACCGTCTTAGCTTAAACAAACAGGCGTTTTTATTTGTTCCTTCAATTTCCGTTTTAAAAGACGCTGTGGCGATCCTGAAAGAGCAGCACCCAGCGATAGAAGGGGTCCATGCAGAGGATCCTGACCGAAAAGAAAAGGTGCAGAAGTTCAGAGACGGCGCCATTCCAATCATTGTGACAACGACCATTTTAGAGAGGGGAGTCACCATTCCCAATTCGGATGCGGCAGTGCTCGGTGCAGAAGCAGGTATTTTTACTGAAAGCGCACTTGTCCAGATAGCAGGACGAGTCGGCAGGAGCGCTGCACACCCTGATGGGGATGTCCGCTTTTTTCACTACGGGAAAACAGAGGCGATGATTCGTGCCAAAAAGCATATTCAGATGATGAACTCGCAAGCTGCGAAAGTGACTTTCTGA
- the flgK gene encoding flagellar hook-associated protein FlgK, whose amino-acid sequence MRSTFSGLEIAKRGMFTQQSALNTTGHNIANANTPGYTRQRVNFEQTEPYPNASINRPHIPGQTGTGVQAGTIERVRDSFLDTQFRYENNKSGYWDSRADALLKMEEIMNEPSETGLSKSFDRFWQSMQDLALNPTNAGARSVVRERGKAVAETFHYLSTSLKAVQGELKSELEVSVKEINSLANQINSINKQISEIEPHGYLANDLYDERDRLLDQLSGLSNVKISYEKSGGNALPIAEGSVSIEIVDAGGKSLGTLVDGKTKTVNEISVGYSSDNGLADTVSIGGTALDVKDFGSAGKIRSLIDSYGYNEGGSAKGVYPEMLQQLDQLAYSFATEVNKVQEAGYSIKRIEEGGAVSSPFFDLGSLTNPPQGAAALIQLHQDILDSTDNIAASSNGNIGDGKNALALAEVKNQTFSIGGKTTTIQDFYESLIGGMAVDAQEANRLSSNTDVLRSAVDQRRQSVSAVSLDEEMTNMIQFQHAYNASAKMISLQDEMLDTIINGLRR is encoded by the coding sequence ATGCGCTCGACTTTTTCAGGTCTTGAAATTGCCAAAAGAGGAATGTTTACACAGCAAAGCGCCCTGAACACAACAGGCCACAATATTGCCAATGCCAACACACCGGGCTACACAAGGCAGCGTGTTAATTTTGAACAGACGGAGCCCTATCCTAACGCGTCCATCAACCGTCCGCATATCCCGGGGCAAACCGGAACCGGCGTTCAGGCAGGGACAATTGAACGTGTGCGGGACAGCTTTCTGGACACGCAGTTCCGCTATGAAAATAACAAAAGCGGGTATTGGGATTCCCGCGCCGATGCTCTTCTGAAGATGGAAGAAATCATGAATGAGCCGTCTGAGACCGGTCTCTCCAAAAGCTTTGACCGTTTCTGGCAGTCAATGCAGGACCTGGCCCTGAACCCGACGAACGCAGGCGCCCGTTCAGTTGTCCGCGAGAGGGGAAAAGCGGTAGCCGAAACGTTCCACTATCTTTCTACATCTCTGAAAGCTGTGCAGGGTGAGCTGAAGAGCGAACTTGAAGTTTCAGTCAAAGAGATCAACTCCCTTGCAAACCAGATTAACAGCATCAACAAACAAATCTCGGAAATAGAGCCGCACGGCTATCTGGCGAATGATTTGTACGACGAGCGGGACCGTCTGCTAGATCAGCTGTCGGGCCTCTCCAACGTGAAAATCTCCTATGAAAAAAGCGGGGGAAATGCGCTTCCGATCGCGGAAGGATCCGTTTCTATTGAAATCGTGGACGCTGGAGGCAAATCTCTCGGAACACTTGTTGACGGCAAGACAAAAACAGTGAATGAAATAAGCGTCGGATATTCTTCTGATAACGGTCTTGCTGATACCGTCTCGATTGGCGGAACAGCTTTAGATGTAAAGGATTTCGGCAGCGCGGGCAAGATCCGCAGTTTAATTGATTCGTACGGATACAATGAGGGCGGTTCTGCTAAGGGAGTTTACCCGGAAATGCTTCAGCAGCTTGACCAGCTTGCCTACAGCTTTGCAACCGAAGTCAACAAAGTTCAGGAAGCGGGCTACAGCATCAAGAGAATAGAAGAAGGTGGAGCAGTCAGCTCTCCATTCTTCGATCTCGGCAGCCTGACAAATCCTCCTCAAGGTGCCGCTGCCCTTATTCAGCTGCACCAGGATATTCTCGATTCAACCGACAACATCGCAGCGTCTTCCAATGGAAACATCGGAGACGGAAAAAATGCTTTGGCGCTTGCAGAAGTGAAAAATCAGACGTTTTCCATTGGCGGAAAAACGACGACCATCCAGGACTTCTACGAAAGCTTAATTGGAGGAATGGCCGTTGATGCCCAGGAAGCAAACCGCCTCTCAAGCAACACAGATGTCCTCCGTTCGGCAGTTGACCAGCGCCGCCAGTCGGTAAGTGCTGTGTCACTTGATGAAGAGATGACTAATATGATTCAATTTCAGCACGCCTATAATGCCTCGGCGAAAATGATTTCGCTGCAGGACGAGATGCTTGACACCATTATCAATGGATTAAGAAGGTAG
- a CDS encoding late competence development ComFB family protein produces MAVNAMEQIMSDLLFEYKQALQMSCTCDECLNDVLALVLNRVQPRYVTDAGKIAYVKAEFIDKQQMTTLIVKLAESAKMVSDMPRCRRFERGEE; encoded by the coding sequence TTGGCTGTTAATGCAATGGAACAAATTATGTCAGACCTGTTATTTGAATATAAGCAGGCTCTTCAGATGAGCTGCACGTGCGATGAATGTCTGAATGACGTGCTCGCGCTTGTCTTGAACAGAGTCCAGCCGAGATATGTGACAGACGCCGGCAAAATCGCCTACGTCAAAGCGGAATTCATAGACAAACAGCAGATGACAACGCTGATCGTCAAGCTTGCGGAGTCGGCGAAAATGGTTTCTGACATGCCGCGCTGCCGGAGATTTGAAAGAGGTGAAGAGTGA
- a CDS encoding ComF family protein, giving the protein MICAAELEKTVTWRSVFFLEKEEACCSECFDNFTLIEGPVCQTCGRPQADEQICYDCERWQSDEIGHVLTSNRSVYHYNDWMKDVIARYKYRGDAALVRVFQDSFRQAFLQHFKEAGLIVPVPLSSERLYERGFNQALLLAELLGRPVLSPLNRKHLEKQSKKTREERLQSENVFFIENPSDILSKHILLIDDIYTTGTTIRQAANVLIQNGAKKVSSLTLIRG; this is encoded by the coding sequence CTGATTTGCGCAGCAGAACTGGAAAAGACGGTTACCTGGAGAAGCGTTTTTTTCTTGGAAAAGGAAGAAGCATGCTGCTCAGAATGCTTTGATAATTTCACTCTGATCGAAGGACCGGTCTGTCAAACCTGCGGCCGGCCTCAGGCAGATGAACAGATTTGTTATGACTGTGAAAGATGGCAGTCCGATGAAATAGGCCACGTTCTCACAAGTAACCGCTCGGTTTACCACTACAATGACTGGATGAAGGATGTGATTGCCAGATACAAGTACAGGGGTGACGCAGCATTAGTGCGTGTCTTTCAAGACTCCTTCCGGCAAGCTTTCCTTCAGCACTTTAAAGAGGCCGGCCTCATCGTTCCGGTCCCTCTGAGCAGCGAAAGACTTTATGAACGAGGATTTAATCAGGCACTCCTCCTCGCCGAACTTCTCGGCCGCCCCGTCCTTTCTCCCTTAAACCGCAAACATCTTGAAAAACAATCCAAAAAAACCCGCGAAGAACGCCTTCAAAGTGAAAATGTCTTTTTTATCGAAAACCCTTCTGACATTCTCTCAAAACACATCCTTCTAATCGATGATATCTACACAACAGGCACGACAATCAGGCAAGCGGCAAACGTGCTGATCCAAAACGGGGCAAAAAAGGTCTCCTCTTTAACTCTCATCAGGGGCTAA
- a CDS encoding flagellar protein FlgN, which yields MSAQPLIFKLEKLLRLNQQLLKLAEAKTEALKKEDLAVLQQTLKQEHICVSAIKLAEKERIPLTSAYLGRDYDLTLSACIEKAEGEDKVQFAQLLSSLTDVMDKLKHANKLNQQLTVQALQFVSLSLDMLMPKEESPAYKPPGLTAAAQPKRKSLFDSKA from the coding sequence GTGTCAGCACAGCCATTAATTTTTAAACTCGAGAAGCTTCTCAGGCTCAATCAGCAGCTTCTGAAGCTAGCCGAAGCCAAAACAGAAGCTCTGAAAAAAGAAGATCTGGCTGTGCTTCAGCAAACCCTGAAGCAGGAGCACATCTGCGTAAGCGCTATTAAGCTTGCAGAGAAGGAGCGGATTCCGCTCACCTCAGCCTATCTGGGCAGAGATTATGATCTTACATTGTCGGCATGCATTGAAAAAGCAGAGGGAGAAGACAAGGTCCAGTTTGCTCAGCTTTTATCCTCCCTGACAGATGTCATGGACAAGCTGAAACATGCAAACAAGCTCAATCAGCAGCTGACCGTTCAGGCCCTTCAGTTTGTCTCCCTGTCTCTTGATATGCTCATGCCTAAGGAAGAGTCCCCGGCCTACAAGCCTCCGGGCTTAACTGCGGCAGCTCAGCCGAAACGAAAATCATTATTTGATTCAAAAGCATAA